ttagggGGGCCATATAAGTGGGAACTAATGTAGTAAAATAAAAGTGGCTGCATGAGTGGAGCCTATTTTGATGACTTAAGTTGGTCGCaacaattgttttaaatttaagttgacCACAACGACACGATAATTAtgtgaaatttaaattcatttatttgaGAACACGAACTTTTATTACAAAGCTAGATAGGCCTGTCTTTGCCCCTTAGCTTAACGAAGGTAGAAAAACTCAACGAAAGCAGGCAGACAGTACATGATGGATGGTATAAATACATCATCTTTTTATACTTTTCTCGTAGGAAATTTGTAGTCGGCGCAATTGGTCCCCTTGGACAAAATTGATGAACTGAAACCCAGTTTCTTTGACTGTAGATCGAATTGTAGCAAATTGTCCTCCAACTGCAGACCACCAATCATGATCGATGGGCCATCAATCCCACCATCCACAAAACCCAAGCACCAAAGATCAACACTCTTCTTTGTAACCCTCACCATAGAGTTCGATCCAAACATCTTCCAAACCACATCTTGTCTATCCAACACAAGTTCGATTATTGGTACAGCCGGTCCCATTTGTGTAGTCTTCACAGCACCCGCAGGGTAGCAGACTCTGAATGGCTTGACAGGCTTAGTTGTAGTAAGATTGAAAGCAGAGGAAGCTGCTTCCTTCAAGAAAGCCAGAGAAAAAGCCTTGTAAATAGAACTCTGTAACTTCGTGTATGGCACAAGAGTGCTGATCCTGGTCCCCCCAGAACCAGACTGATCATCAATGGCCAACAGCGCTTTGTTAAAGGCCACCATCTTTCCGTTCACTTTTATGGAAGTCAGCCCTACATAATATTCAGGAGAGAGTCTGTGGGTATTTGGATCAGAATCTCTTCCAAGCGGGTTAAAAATAAGAGGAGTGTAAAGAAGTGATTTTGAGAGGTCAATTCCATGCAAGAAATTATAAGGCCCCTTACTACCGAAAAGAGCCACACCAGGTTGAGAGATGGATCCTGACAAGCACATAGCAAAACAATTTGGAGAGGAAGAGAAGGCTTTATTGATCTGTACTGGGATTGAGAGGTTTGAGTTGCCCAGGGAGGCTAAGCCAGTTACACCCTTAGCCAGGCCTTTCAGAAAACCAGTTCGGGAACAGGAAAAGATGAAATTATCGATCGAGGAAAGAGAGCCTAGGTTATTGAGCAAGGCGAGATAGTCAACAAGGGCGTCGTTGAGGCTATTAACTTTTTTGTAGTCAACAGTTTCGAGGGGTTTGTCAAGGAGGAAGAGGAAAGAGTTGTTTGCACAATTTGGACCCGGTGGACCGTCGCAAATGTCCTCGCAACCATAAGCACTAAGAGAATTAGCGATGGAACTGTTACAGGGGACATGTTGGTAAGTGGAGGAAATGTAGTCGTCGCAATTTACCCAGCTGTATGTAGCACCAAGATCCAAGACCAATTTGGTGGGCATGAGAGGGGTTTTTAGGTATGCAGTGATGATATATTGGCCGGTTGAATGGTCCTTCTGGATTGGCGTTTGGAGGGGCGTTTGGAGGGGAGGAGCTGCTTGAGAAGGGATACACgataagaggaagaaaaaaatcagaagaGGGACTGCTAGCTTTGCCATTGATAATTGTTTCGAGTGCTGTTGAGAGCAGGACTAATTATGATCTAGATAATCATGCGAGAGTCATTTATAGAGTTGGCATGGAGTCCTGTGTTACATGGGAAGTACGTGCATGTTCTGTTCTGCCGGCGATGAATCTCAAGATCTCTCTGTGTGCTGCCCATGACGACACACCGCTTAGGAATTTTGCCTACTGTAATTGACTTGACTCGATAAAGAAGCAACTTGTAGCATTCTGTGAGTGTGTGTCTTGTCTTCTTGGATAACACTACAGTTTCCTAAAAGTTGATTGATATAAatgattctttaaaaaaaatatattggagaAACGTGTTTTGACTTTTGGTCAACGCATATATATTCCctaattttgtaaatttcaattttttttgtaatttatatatctTGAGATTTTAGTTAGTGTTTGGCAAAGTTGCTGGCTGCACgtttctcaatcttttttttaattatactggGCTTTCCTTCTTTAACTGgcactgttttttatttatttagttattattttttatatatataaataatataattgtatTATACTTATAAACAAACTCAaatattaggatttttttagatgattagctatatttttaacttatgtccattctttttatttttatctttaattttttttcttttgattgaatcCTTTTATAGCCTAATTAGATTAGATTAAGTTTgaaattatggtaaaaaaattaaattaaaaaatagaggattgaaatgtaaaaatcaaagaaaatatatggTTAATCCCAAGTTCATGATTTCTTttgtctaaaaatttattttatttatttttcaatccattgGTTTAAGAGAGTAGCGAGAAACTCACTAGATAACAGCGTaggaaagaaaaacttgtcGGTTGGTCATattctagcaaaaaaaaaaaaaatcaatcttggtCTCAATGATTCCATTCGATAAGAGAAGTTCCATTGAAATGCTTTAAGATTTTAAACTTGCCTAAAAAAGTAGATTGAGGTCGAGAGAATTTTTTTTcgatttaaatttttgtttatggACAAATTTAGAGGtattttgaattgaaagattGATTTACTAAGGTTTCTAGGgtgtttcttatgttttttttaggtgaaataggttaaaaaatacaattttaaaccCCCAAACACCCCATCCTGATTTTTCTAGCGCCCCTAAGTGGTCGAAATCTGGGCTAGCAGATGACGCGTTGtctgcacttttttttttcaaagaagaaatggcgaaaaacattaaaaaaagaaatataatatagGGGTAGCCGCATGCACTACtatatttaacaattttacTAATGACATTTTATGTCGGTATGTACTCTACCATTCCATCGGCGTGAATTTTATAGACTAATTCATGGATGAAAAATGTTTGTCGATAAACCTCTCGTTGGTAATTTCTTTTCTGCCAGCATTTTtgtcagtaaaaaaaaactcgataGAGCGTTTGTGGGCTTCGGTTCCCCATACTGAATCGTGAATTTACCAGCTCCGGTTCCCCTCATCGGATTGTGAGCGTTGTGTGAAATGTTCGGACGTCACGTGATGAATATTTTCCGCTCATATATTCTTCGAGATGTATGGTAGCctgaaatccttccaaaccATCATGTCATTCTAGCCTGGTAGAGCGTTTTCTCtagcatatttttataaaaaaatcatgcaacctacATGATACAAACGTATTCTATATGAGTTAAtgacaaatgaaattttaatattttaaataaaaacaattatcatatTGTTTTCGATATTCCCTAGTTACAACGTGATTCTTTCAAATCCTCCTCGCAACATTATCATTTGCTCTATCCCACTTAAGTTTAACCttgcattaaaaatttataaaaactaaatcaacaATTCCAATAAAGTAAaggaattaacataaaaaatagttaaacttTGAAGTTAACACTAACCTTAAATCTTGTAAACCATGCATCGACATGAGGTTTCTG
This genomic interval from Populus nigra chromosome 11, ddPopNigr1.1, whole genome shotgun sequence contains the following:
- the LOC133668346 gene encoding probable aspartic proteinase GIP1, producing the protein MAKLAVPLLIFFFLLSCIPSQAAPPLQTPLQTPIQKDHSTGQYIITAYLKTPLMPTKLVLDLGATYSWVNCDDYISSTYQHVPCNSSIANSLSAYGCEDICDGPPGPNCANNSFLFLLDKPLETVDYKKVNSLNDALVDYLALLNNLGSLSSIDNFIFSCSRTGFLKGLAKGVTGLASLGNSNLSIPVQINKAFSSSPNCFAMCLSGSISQPGVALFGSKGPYNFLHGIDLSKSLLYTPLIFNPLGRDSDPNTHRLSPEYYVGLTSIKVNGKMVAFNKALLAIDDQSGSGGTRISTLVPYTKLQSSIYKAFSLAFLKEAASSAFNLTTTKPVKPFRVCYPAGAVKTTQMGPAVPIIELVLDRQDVVWKMFGSNSMVRVTKKSVDLWCLGFVDGGIDGPSIMIGGLQLEDNLLQFDLQSKKLGFSSSILSKGTNCADYKFPTRKV